CGGCCGCGAGCACTTCCGGCACTTGATGCAGCGTCGGCCTGAAATCGCCGAAGAAGTCGCGGAGATCCTCGCCGCGCGTCAAATCGAACTGGACAGAGTGCGCGACAACCTGAGCCAGGAAGTTACCGCACGGAAATTTGACGAGCGAAAGCACGCGCTCGCGGACCGCATCAAGTCGTTCTTCGGCCTGAACGCCTGACGCGCGCGATCGCTCAGCGCAGCACTTCACGTACGCCAGGAGTCAGGGGGCTGTTTGGGTAGAGCTCGACGAAGCGGCGCGCTCGCGTCACCGCCTGGGCCTTCGCTCCGCTGGCCGCGAGGGCGCGGATGCTCAGGGCTTCGTGCTCCTGGCTCAGCTTCAGCTTGGGGTAGCGCTGATTCAGCTGCGTGAGCAGCGCCAGCGAGCGCGATGGGTTACCAGCTTTCAGCGCCTGACGTGCTGCTGCCAATGCCTCTCGCTCGGCGTCTAGCTGGGACGCAGAGGTGCCTTCGCTTGAAGGAGCGGCGAGCGGCTCCGACTCCGCGAAGCGCGCAACGGAGGGACCTGGCGCAACGTCGAGGTCGCTGGCTGCGCCTTCTATCTCCGCACTTCCAGTTCGGTCGGACCTGGAGCCCCGCCCGGCAACGCCACGGGGCGCGCCGGCTGCTGGAGCCTCGCCACCCGGCTCGGAGGCAGCTACGTTTCCGCGCGGTTTCACTTGAGGCGTAGGCGCTTGCGGCGCCGTGGGCTGACTTCCGCTGACCGAGCGTTGCTCCTCACCCCCTGATTGTGAGTTGGCACCAGGGCTCGAGACGAGGTGACCCACGCCTGCCGTCGCGCCGCCGAGCACCAAGCCAACGACCAATAGCTTCAGCACGCCGCCCCCCGCAGCAGTCGTCACCGAACCACCCGTGGCCAGCGTCGCTGCGCCGGCCGTCTTCGTGGTGGCTGCAACAGCTGAGCCGGTAGCCTGCGTCGCACCAGCGCTGGTGGCGACGTTCGCAGCGCCCAAGCCGAGGTGCGCGCTCAACGCCAGGAACACCTGCTCCTGGGCCCCCTCCGGGGGCTCTGGGCCATCCTCACGCATGAGCTCGATCAGCTCTTGCTCGAGGTCGCTAGCGCCGTCGTCGGGCCAGTGGCGCATCAGTCTTGTCCTCCAACGCGCAACCAAGCGCCTTCGCGGGCGCGCAGCCGAGCTAATTCCTTACGGAAACCAGCGCGCGCGAGCCTCAAGCGTGAGTGGACGGTGCCAAGGGGGATCGCCAGCCGCTCGGCGACCTCTTGGCTGTTCAGCCCTTCGAGCTCGAAGCACACGAAGACCGCACGCTGCTCGAGGGGTAGGCTCTGGAGAATGCGTGTCGCCAGCGCTTTGAGCCCCAGTCGCTCGTCGCCTGCCTCGTCGAGCGCATCGTAGGCGGCCTCATCCGGGTGCTCGAGGGACTCGAAGCGCTGGCTCGCGCGTCGACGTCGGTCACTCGCCACCCGCATGCAGATCCCGTAGAGCCAGGTGTCCATCCTGGAGCGGCCTTCAAACTCTTCTAGCTTGCGATGCACCACCACGAACACGTCCTGAACCGCATCGGGCAGGTCACGCTCCGGTACACCCAGGCGCGCCAAGAAGCGCCACACCTGCCGGAAGTGCTGCTGGTAGATGCGCTCGAAATTCACACGCAGTCCATGAGTGGCTCGGCTGGGGGATCTGCATCACCAAATCGACCTGGGCCGCTCGCTTTGCCTGGGACCCTGGCGAAATCAGCCCGATTCAAGCTAGATCTCGCCTAGAAATGCGCACCGAGCTCGAGGGTGATGAGCGGCATCAGTCGCCAGGTGGTGAAGGCGTCCCCCTCCACGTTCGCCACGGTGATCTTCTCTTCAGTCAACGCGAGCATCCCGAGCGTCGTCATCCCCGCCTCCCAGTGCTCGCTGAACGCCTGGTGCACACGGACGCCAAAGCTGAGCCCTGGCTGCCAGCGCGCCACGCTCGAGTTACGGTCGTAGCCCTGCCCCTCCGCCGAGAGGCGCCCAACCCAGCCGCCGCCGCACACCCCGAAGAGATCGAAGAACAAGTAGCAGACATCGCTACCGAACCCGAGCCAGCTGAGATCCACCCGCCCCGGCCCGTGTTTGATGCTCGAACCAAACTGATACAAGAACCAAGTGCTGAGCTCCACGACCCCGGTGAACCTGCCGTAGGCTCCCACGACGGCGTGGGGCGCGAGCACTCCCCCCAACCCGAGCGAAGCGCCGAAGCGCGACTGCCAGCGGACCTCCTCATTTGGTTCCTCGGGGATTCGTCCAGCGGGTGTCCACTCGGGCTCCTGCACCGCAGGCAGGCGCGCGGGCGCGGCGTCCACCAGCATGAGCAGGCTCAGGCCCGTCGCCCGCGCGAGCTCCCCGCAGTCGGAGCCTTCGAGGCTGCGTACTCGGCCTGCTTCGTCCTTGATTTCCGCGTCGTAGCGCCCACTCCAGGGCCGGAACTGGACCTCGTAGTCAGCCGGGCCGGAGGTCACGGGCTGAAGGCGTAGACGCCCCTCACTCGCCTCGAGGTCCGCGACCAGCTCCTCGGCGGTCGGGCACTCCGGCGGGCCAGTCACGTGGACGCTGGGGAGACTCCGGCGATCACCGGGGAGCAGAGCTGGACGCTCAGCGATGATCCCTGGCTGTGGGGCCACGCTGTCCGGACCCGCGTCGGCGGCTGCGTCAGTTGGAGGCGCAGCAGGCGGCGCAGCAGCGTCGGCCCCTGCATCCGCCTGAGCCAAGGCGACCGCACTGCAGCGAGTAGCAACAGAGCCAACCAGGCACACAACCAGCGCGCCACCGAACAGCACTCGCTTCACGCACCGCCTCCGGTCTGCAAGCGCCACAGCGCGGCGTAGGCCCCCCCCTGCCCGAGCAGCTCCTCGTGGGTGCCCCGCTCGACGATGCGCCCCTCGTCGAGCACCAGGATGGCATCCGCGTGGCGCACCGTGGACAAGCGATGGGCGACGACGATCAGCGTGCGATCCTTTGCGGCGCGCTCCAAGGAGCGCTGGATGGCGGCTTCGGTCTCGTTGTCCACCGCGCTGGTCGCCTCATCCAGCACCAAAATAGGCGGATCACGATACAGCGCGCGGGCCAGCGCTACGCGCTGGCGCTGGCCTCCGGACAGCTGCAGCCCGCGCTCACCGACTTGCGAGTCGTATCCGTCGGGTAACGACTCGATGAAGTCGTGGGCCTCCGCCGCGCGGGCTGCCGCGCGCACCTTCTCAAGGTCTGGATCGAGCTCTCCGTAGGCGATGTTTTCGAGCAGCGTGCCATCGGTGAGGAAAGGATCTTGCGCCACGTAGCCAATGGCGCGCCGTAGCTCCTTCGTGTCGAGGGCCTGCACGTCTTCCCCATCGACGCGCACCGTGCCGGCGCCCGGCGTCTCGAAGCGCAACAGCAACTTGAGCAGGGTGCTCTTTCCACTGCCGGTCGCGCCGACCAATCCGAGTGTCTTGCCGGCGGGCGCTTCCAGGCTGACGTCGTGGAGCACGGGCGTTTCGTCGTAAGCAAACGAGATGCCTTCGAAGCTCACGCCGCCACGCACGGGCTCGGGCAACTTGGCGCTGACTTCGTGCGGCGGCAGCGGCACCTGGAGCAAGTCATCGACCCGCTGCACCGACGTCATCGCGCGCTGGTAGAGGTCCGTCATGTCCGCCAAGCGGGTGAGCGGCCAGAGCAAGCGCTGGGTCAGGTACACGAGCGCGGAATAGCTGCCGACGCCCAGCGCCCCTTGCAAGGTGAGGCGCCCGCCGTAGAGCAGCGTCGCCACGAAGCCCGCCAGGATCGCGATGCGGATCACTGGCGTGATCGCCGCTGCGACGCGGATCGCGTCGGCGTTGCGTGCGCGGTATTGCTCCGAGCTGTGCATCAGCTGCTGGGCTTCGAACGTTTCCGCGGTGTAAGCCTGAATCGTCGGCATGCCGAGCAGGTTGTTGTTCAGGCGGTGGGAGACTCCGGAGGCCGCTTCGCGCGCCGCAGCGTAGCGAGGTGCCAGACGGCGCAAGAACCAGAAGGCGCCCACGAGGATCAGCGGCACCGGGAGCAGCGCCAGGGCCGCGAGGCTCGGCGTCAGCGCAAAGAACACGGCGCCGACCATCAGGCTCGAGCAGGCCACCTGAATCAGGTCGTGGGCGCCGTTGTTCACGAAGCGCTCGATCTGGTTGATGTCCTCGTTGAGCACCGCCATCACGCGCCCAGTACGCAGACGAGTCAGCACCGCTGGCTGCAGCCGCTGGAGGTGTCCGTACGTCTCCATGCGCAGCGCGTGTTGCAGGTTCTGTGCGAGGTTTCGCCACTTCAAGTTGGCGAGGTATTCCGTCAGCGACTCGAAGCCCCAGACGCCGATGGTGAGCAACGTGAGCACCACCAGCTGCTGAGTCGGATCGCTGAGGCCCATGCGCGCCAGGAAGGACTCCTTGCGGTTCACCACCACATCGACGGCGACGCCAATCAGCAGCTCGGGCAGAACGTCGAAGAACTTGTTGAGGACGGAGAACACCGTCCCCGCTCCCATTTGGCCGCGCCAGGCTTGAGCGTGATGCAGCAGTCGCTTGAGGGGGTGCATGATCTAGTCTGAAAGAAAGATGGATGTGGAACGCCGGCAGCGACCACTCACGGGATGTAGCGCAGGAAGCGCTGGCTGAGAACGGCGCAACAGCCGCTCGTTCATGAGGCAAGCTTAGGAGGAAGTGATGCGTACTTGGCTAATCTTGGGAGCCTGCCTTGGGCTCGCTGCATGCGACACCAACTCGAGCGAGGTGGGTGGGGTCAACGACAAGGTCGGTAACCAGGGCGGCACCGGCGGGCAAGCCGGTAGCGGCGGTACCGCAGGCAGCGGCGCGACGGGAGGCACGGCGGGCAGCGCGGGCAACGGAGGCAATGCGGGTAGCTCTGGGAGCGGCGGCAGCCTCGGTTGCGACACCGTAGCCGATGAGTTCCGCGCCTTCGCGGCGGCGAACAACCACTGCACCACGCGCGACGATTGCTTCGACGCGACACCCGAGTGCCTGGCGATGGACCAGTGCGAGCAGAACCTGACGAGTCAGGACATCGATCGGGATCAGCTGCAAGACTACGCGAATCGCATGCAGGCGTGCGCGACGTGGACCTGCGGAGCCTGCGCAGTCCAATGGGCGGAGCCTGACTGCGTCAACAACCAATGCGTCCCGGGCACCCTCAACCAGGAATGCGGGGGCCCCGCCCAAGTGCAGTGCAACGCGGGTCAGTACTGCGACAAGCCCGATGGCGCGGACTGTGGCCCTGGACCGTGCTTCGGCACTTGCAAGCTCTCACCGGAAGGCTGCGTGACCGCCGAGTGCCTCGGCGTGTGCGGCGACGACGGCAAGGTGTACTGCAATGCCTGCGAAGCGCACAAGGCGGGTGTCGATGACGTCGCTGGAGACAGCTGCAACCTGAACGGCAAGGGCATCGGCGACACCTGCCAGACCGACCCGGAGTGCCAAGGCGGCCTCAAGTGCTGCTATCCGTGCGGCATCGCTGGGTGTGACAACCAGTGCATGGTCCCCGACGAGAGCGGCGAGTGTCCGCTGTTCCCGTGAGCTGACTTCACGAACCGGCCATGGGCAGGTGTCGGCGTTGTTACCGACTTCTGCCCGGGTCGGTTCGGCGTCTGTCCACCCCGTGGGCGAGCTAGAGCGAACCAGAGCGAGGCCATGGGCGGCGATCGCCCGTGGCGCCCATCGGAGCCACCGCGTGTGGTCCCATAGGGGTCATTAAGAATGAAAAGCAACTTGGACATCAGGGAGGTCCTTCTCGTAATGGAGAGGCGTGCTCGAAGACGCCAGACGATTGGCGTCCGCGCGCACACCCATGGTTCAGCGTTTCATGCTCGACGTCGCCCTTGAACTTCAAGCGCAGCAGGTTCTCCAGCGTTCGACCCAATACCCTGTGCTTCCCTCTGCTCTCCCTTGGCCATTCATCGCTCTGTGACCCACATGCGATGCCGGGAGGATCTGCGGGCCGTTTTGAGTCAGGGTCACGCCAGCTACGGCAAGCCGCAAAGTACGGGATGAGCGGGATCGAGGGCGTGTTGGTTGCGATGCGTGCGTCGGAAGACGACCTGATCTCTTGGGCACGTGCGCACCGTGTAGACGGACGTTCGCGGAGCGCGTGGGGACTCAACCTGGGCTTGCAGAGACCTGCCAAGCGCAAGCCGCGGAGCACTCGGGGCGGGTTGCCTCAGACCAAGTTGGTCGAGCTGGTTCCCGCGGCTCTGACATTCCCCGCTCAACATCAACGCTATGTGATCCGCGTAGGCGGCGCAGAGCTCGAGTTCAACGACCACTTCCGAGAGGAGACGCTATCGCGGATCGTCAGGGTGCTGCGACCATGTTGAGTCTGCCTCCCACGGTCCGGGTGTTCGTGGCGATCGCGCCAGCCGACATGCGCGGGTCGTTCGATGCATTAGCTGGGGCGACCCGACGACTTGGCTCGATCCGGTCGATGGGCACCTGTACCTCTTCTTGAACAAGCGTCGCCGAATCGCCAAAGCGCGGTGGTTCGATGGTCGGGGTGGTGCGTGCTTGCGAAGCGTCTTGAGGCGGGCAGTTTTCAGCTCCCCGCGCTTCGAGGCGACGAGGGGCAGGTCGTGATCGACGGAGCGGCGTACGCCTCACTTCTCTGAGGGATTGACTTCACCGCGTCGCGAGATGGTTGGTATCGCCGCACGGCAGCGAGATAGGGGATCGACACCGATCACGGTCTGTGATCTTCTGTGCAGGTGCTCGACTTCGAGGCGCTGCTGAAGGAAAACGCCGCGCAGAGCGAGCAGATTGCTCGACTCGTCGAGCAGATCGCGAGCCTCAACGATCGCATCCGGGAGCTGCTGGCGGTCGCGCAGCGCAAGCAGCGCAAGCCCGCAGAGCCCAAGGCACCGCCGCCGCCACCGGTGGTCGATGCGGAGGCGAAGGCCGCGTTCGAGGCGCGCCCAAAGCCGCCGGTGCTGCCGCCGAAGGAGCGAGGCAAGAAGAAGGGGCGCAAACCCACCGGTCGCAAACCCTTGCCAGAGCACCTGGAGGCGGAGGA
This sequence is a window from Polyangiaceae bacterium. Protein-coding genes within it:
- a CDS encoding RNA polymerase sigma factor; the protein is MRVNFERIYQQHFRQVWRFLARLGVPERDLPDAVQDVFVVVHRKLEEFEGRSRMDTWLYGICMRVASDRRRRASQRFESLEHPDEAAYDALDEAGDERLGLKALATRILQSLPLEQRAVFVCFELEGLNSQEVAERLAIPLGTVHSRLRLARAGFRKELARLRAREGAWLRVGGQD
- a CDS encoding ABC transporter ATP-binding protein, which codes for MHPLKRLLHHAQAWRGQMGAGTVFSVLNKFFDVLPELLIGVAVDVVVNRKESFLARMGLSDPTQQLVVLTLLTIGVWGFESLTEYLANLKWRNLAQNLQHALRMETYGHLQRLQPAVLTRLRTGRVMAVLNEDINQIERFVNNGAHDLIQVACSSLMVGAVFFALTPSLAALALLPVPLILVGAFWFLRRLAPRYAAAREAASGVSHRLNNNLLGMPTIQAYTAETFEAQQLMHSSEQYRARNADAIRVAAAITPVIRIAILAGFVATLLYGGRLTLQGALGVGSYSALVYLTQRLLWPLTRLADMTDLYQRAMTSVQRVDDLLQVPLPPHEVSAKLPEPVRGGVSFEGISFAYDETPVLHDVSLEAPAGKTLGLVGATGSGKSTLLKLLLRFETPGAGTVRVDGEDVQALDTKELRRAIGYVAQDPFLTDGTLLENIAYGELDPDLEKVRAAARAAEAHDFIESLPDGYDSQVGERGLQLSGGQRQRVALARALYRDPPILVLDEATSAVDNETEAAIQRSLERAAKDRTLIVVAHRLSTVRHADAILVLDEGRIVERGTHEELLGQGGAYAALWRLQTGGGA